Below is a genomic region from Constrictibacter sp. MBR-5.
GCACCGCCGCCGACGCTGGCGTAGAGCAGCCGTCGGCCGAGGTCGACCACGTTGCCGAGCGCGTAGACCCGCAGCGACGTGCCCTTCCACTCTCCCGGGTTGAGCGCGATGCGCGGGCCCGTCTGAATCTCCGCGAGAGCGATGTCCAGGTCGGTGAAGTCGAACTGCCAGGCGCCGTAGCCCGTCAGCCGCGTCTCCCACCACTCGCCGTAGGGCGAGTCGAAATTGTAGCGGTGGACCAGCGATCCGGAGAGGAACGCGTTGAAGTCGTCGTCCGCACGGAACTCGTCGTCGAGCCGCGCGTCGAGGCCGAAGGCCTGAACCTGGCTGGAATCGGGGCCCGCATTCGCATTGGTCTGATAGCGAAGGCCGCCGAAGACCGAGCCCGCGAACACGTTGCGCGCCGTCCGCTGGTCGATCTGGGCGAGCAGCGTCTCGATCCGTTCCCTTACCGGATCAGGCACCTCGGGTGCCGTCAGCGCGTCCTGCAGGTAGACCCGCGCCATCTCGTCGGCACCGATGCGCATGTAGAGCGCGCCGAGTTCGAGCCGAACCCGCGGCAGGTCGGCATTGTAGATGAGCATGCGCTCCAGCGTGGAGATGGCGGCGTCATACTCGCCGAGCCGTGCCGCCAGCGCGGCGAACTCGAAC
It encodes:
- a CDS encoding surface lipoprotein assembly modifier, which codes for MAGTAIGAAAQTSDQAAERARYDALFQTLLERPADLDAMFEFAALAARLGEYDAAISTLERMLIYNADLPRVRLELGALYMRIGADEMARVYLQDALTAPEVPDPVRERIETLLAQIDQRTARNVFAGSVFGGLRYQTNANAGPDSSQVQAFGLDARLDDEFRADDDFNAFLSGSLVHRYNFDSPYGEWWETRLTGYGAWQFDFTDLDIALAEIQTGPRIALNPGEWKGTSLRVYALGNVVDLGRRLLYASVGGGAEVSQVVNDQAIVDLGYAFRYKDYHNSDRSPNADDYTGDEHTLGLTGRYAIDPDWMMFGGVTVIRDDAKTAHQSNWEYGLLAGVRYSYAAPFESIQLPWQVALAVSFGERWYDDADVAVNPNTDRSDNIWQVSLNHSARVTSDISIESQIRYEDQDSNLTNYSYDNWSFTLGVLATF